From Solanum lycopersicum chromosome 8, SLM_r2.1, the proteins below share one genomic window:
- the LOC101248510 gene encoding transcription factor bHLH53-like, giving the protein MASVSYYSASKLEPNVQEFNSEEMMTMQQLLFDFNYDVEQNFSDENQDCYFDPDEFILPIEMNNSCCFMPEYSVLEKQPKDNHSCFIPEYSVFENIPKRQKIFQDDFFPNPNSNTITPSTHNSCFMPEYSVFEKQQKLFQDNFHEEGFLPNPPMFEDFALPEIPVPVFSAGVVAKKGGSSNNEKKMSAQSMAARQRRKKISDKTQELGKLIPGGHRMNTAEMLQATYKYIKLLQAQAGILAFIGSYQENEKSFETSYLQKLVGSSLVQEKLYSSESCLIPKVFLEALENDQELQNSQVIEEIKSLIK; this is encoded by the exons ATGGCTAGTGTTAGCTACTATTCTGCTTCAAAATTGGAACCAAATGTTCAAGAATTCAACTCAGAAGAAATGATGACCATGCAGCAGCTTCTTTTTGATTTCAACTATGATGTTGAACAGAACTTTTCTGATGAAAATCAAGATTGCTATTTCGATCCAGACGAGTTTATTTTACCCATTGAAATGAATAACAGTTGTTGTTTCATGCCAGAGTACTCTGTTTTGGAGAAACAACCAAAGGACAATCATTCTTGTTTCATTCCAGAGTACTCTGTTTTTGAGAACATCCCAAAACGTCAAAAGATTTTTCAAGATGATTTCTTTCCAAATCCAAATAGTAATACGATAACCCCATCCACTCACAATTCTTGTTTCATGCCAGAATACTCTGTTTttgagaaacaacaaaaactcTTTCAAGATAACTTCCATGAGGAGGGGTTTTTGCCAAATCCTCCAATGTTTGAGGATTTTGCGCTTCCAGAAATTCCTGTGCCTGTTTTTAGTGCTGGAGTTGTCGCGAAGAAAGGCGGTAGTAGTAATAACGAGAAGAAGATGTCAGCACAGAGTATGGCGGCGAGGCAGAGGAGGAAGAAGATTAGTGATAAAACACAAGAATTGGGCAAATTGATACCTGGTGGACACAGAATGAACACTGCTGAAATGCTTCAAGCTACTTACAAGTATATTAAATTGTTGCAAGCACAAGCTGGAATTCTTGCCTTCATCGGATCATATcag GAAAATGAGAAATCATTTGAAACATCATACTTGCAGAAACTTGTTGGATCTTCCTTAgttcaagagaagttgtatTCAAGTGAAAGTTGCTTAATTCCAAAAGTGTTTCTTGAAGCACTAGAGAATGATCAAGAACTTCAAAATTCACAAGTCATTGAGGAAATCAAGTCTTTgattaaatga